In uncultured Bacteroides sp., the following proteins share a genomic window:
- a CDS encoding FKBP-type peptidyl-prolyl cis-trans isomerase produces MNKKICFLPALLLMLLSFASCSQTSEVTQYDNWQPRNQAFLDSLQKVVDSKSNPNLFVITPMSNQKLKIYAEKVAGYVATGERPLDTDTVQVYYRGKLINGELFDQDFTGTNPDPNFDIPAKYPVYSEVAAYHIITGWTEVLRLMKKGERWVVYIPYQLAYGTAGSGAILGYSTLIFDMNLVKIWSATPR; encoded by the coding sequence ATGAATAAAAAAATATGTTTCCTGCCGGCATTACTTTTGATGCTCTTGTCATTTGCTTCTTGTAGCCAGACAAGTGAGGTTACTCAGTATGATAACTGGCAACCACGTAATCAGGCTTTTCTTGATTCTCTGCAAAAGGTTGTAGACAGTAAGTCTAATCCAAATCTGTTTGTGATTACTCCGATGAGCAATCAAAAGCTGAAGATCTATGCAGAAAAGGTTGCCGGATATGTGGCAACGGGAGAGCGTCCTTTGGATACTGATACTGTACAGGTTTACTATAGAGGGAAACTGATAAACGGTGAACTTTTTGATCAGGATTTTACTGGAACTAATCCTGACCCGAATTTTGATATTCCAGCAAAATATCCTGTTTATTCAGAAGTTGCTGCTTATCATATAATTACAGGATGGACAGAAGTTCTTCGCCTAATGAAAAAAGGAGAGCGATGGGTTGTTTATATACCATATCAATTGGCATATGGAACAGCTGGCAGTGGAGCAATTCTAGGTTATTCAACATTGATATTTGATATGAACTTAGTCAAAATATGGAGCGCAACTCCAAGATAG